A genomic region of Colletotrichum destructivum chromosome 5, complete sequence contains the following coding sequences:
- a CDS encoding Putative Type 1 protein exporter: MEKRGPSKPQGPDNPSTANNNSKSQSKPSKGLFRVFTYGRPFDYAVQLVGIVAAIGSGVALALVNIVIGQFMNVFTNYSNQTLSPSQFMGEVSKFCLYFVYIGIARLVLTYIYATAFTYVAFNLTRSIRISYLRSALSQEISFFDQDTAGSISMQATSSGKLIQSGIAEKLGLVFQNVSTFVAAFVIAFVSQWKLALITSCILPALLIIIGGPSVPDAMLDAKILPMYATAGKYAESILSSVRAVKAFGLESRILDKYASCLHDARVLGNKKSPLYGVLFGGQYLVLYCGMGLAFWQGIGMVARGEVDGFGTIFTVLFSVVIASTTLTSIAPHMVAFSRAASAASELFTLIDRDSSINPFSDSGLEPREVSGVIDIQGVSFSYPTRPDIMVLEDFSLKVPAGKVTALVGASGSGKSTIIGLLERWYDPLSGTITIDGTSIRDLNLQWLRTNMRLVQQEPVLFNGTVFENISNGLIGTPWETAPREEQLERVKEAAKLAFADDFILNLPHGYDTRIGERGGLLSGGQKQRVAIARSIVSEPKILLLDEATSALDPHAEGIVQRALDSASKDRTTIVIAHKLATIRNADNIVVLSKGKTVEQGRHDELVALGGAYSNLVKAQSLSVNQNKEDSDEGSEDKSAKEIEQTLSVARQNTAEAQSLLALQDRENYDLYKQTGIFHTVFKVARATPDMKVWYCVVLVACVIGAAVFPGQALLLASITDIFTGGSPSEMVSKGNFVSLMYVVMAVGCFLGYFAMGWSTNIITQTLGQKLRKDLLSGVLRQDLRFFDRPENTVGSLTSRIESNTQAVTELMGFNIALVVMSLLNVVASSILGIAVSWKLGLVGVFAGIPPMLLAGYARIRIETKMDADIDRKFSASASVASETVNAIRTVSSLAIERSMLQRYTGELDAAISGSLLPLCNMMVWFALTQAIEYFILALGFWWGAKLASEGTITFYQFIVSFMGIYFSGQAGATLFSFSSSFTKANTAANYYFWLMSLQPTIRDTDENKSKGPAADCRSYDFRDVQFSYPLAPNNRVLKGVSLKIDQGQFVAFVGASGCGKSTMISLLQRFYDPTSGSIVIDDSDPLTSLSPRLYRSRLAIVQQEPTLFPDSIRENIKLGIDFEAHDEDATAADDAVIEAACRAANAWDFVSSLPEGLNTPCGQGGSQLSGGQRQRIAIARALVRNPNVILLDEATSALDTESEKLVQKALMEAAGTGDRITVAVAHRLSTIRDADKICVFYNGRIVESGTHDELIELGGMYRKMCEAQSLDKAV; this comes from the exons ATGGAAAAACGAGGGCCTTCGAAACCTCAAGGTCCCGACAATCCTTCAACAGCCAACAATAATAGCAAAAGCCAATCCAAACCTTCCAAAGGGTTATTT AGGGTCTTCACCTACGGCCGCCCATTCGACTATGCCGTACAactcgtcggcatcgtggccGCCATCGGCTCCGGCGTGGCGCTGGCTCTTGTGAACATCGTCATTGGCCAATTCATGAATGTGTTCACCAACTACTCCAACCAAACGCTGTCTCCCAGTCAGTTCATGGGCGAAGTCAGCAAGTTCTG TCTCTACTTCGTGTACATCGGCATTGCGCGTCTCGTCCTGACATACATCTACGCGACCGCTTTCACTTATGTAGCCTTCAACCTGACTCGCAGCATCCGGATTTCCTACCTCCGATCAGCCTTGAGCCAGGAGATCAGCTTCTTTGACCAGGACACAGCCGGGTCCATCTCGATGCAGGCGACCTCGAGCGGGAAGCTGATCCAGTCGggcatcgccgagaagctcgggCTCGTCTTCCAAAACGTCTCGACCTTCGTGGCGGCCTTCGTCATCGCTTTCGTCAGCCAGTGGAAGCTGGCCCTGATCACTAGCTGCATcctccccgccctcctcatcatcatcggcgggCCCTCCGTGCCTGATGCCATGCTCGACGCCAAGATCCTGCCCATGTACGCCACGGCGGGTAAGTATGCCGAGAGCATCCTGTCCAGCGTCCGCGCCGTCAAGGCTTTCGGCCTCGAATCTCGCATCCTCGACAAGTACGCCTCGTGCCTGCACGATGCCCGCGTGCTGGGCAACAAGAAGAGCCCTCTGTACGGTGTGCTTTTTGGCGGCCAATACCTGGTCCTTTACTGCGGCATGGGACTCGCATTCTGGCAGGGAATCGGCATGGTGGCTCGCGGAGAGGTTGACGGCTTCGGCACCATTTTCAC TGTTctcttctccgtcgtcaTCGCGTCTACTACTCTCACATCGATAGCCCCGCACATGGTCGCGTTCAGCCGCGCAGCAAGCGCCGCCTCGGAACTGTTCACACTGATCGACAGAGACTCGTCTATCAACCCATTTAGCGACTCCGGATTGGAACCTAGAGAAGTATCGGGAGTGATCGATATCCAAGGAGTCAGCTTCAGCTACCCGACCAGACCGGACATCATGGTTCTAGAGGACTTTTCATTAAAGGTACCTGCCGGCAAGGTCACGGCTCTCGTT GGAGCAAGTGGTTCCGGGAAAagcaccatcatcggcctcctcgagagGTGGTATGATCCCCTGAGCGGAACAATCACGATTGATGGGACAAGCATCCGTGATTTGAATCTCCAATGGCTTCGGACCAACATGAGACTTGTCCAACAG GAGCCTGTTCTGTTCAACGGCACCGTGTTTGAAAACATTTCCAATGGATTGATCGGAACACCTTGGGAAACGGCTCCGCGCGAAGAGCAACTGGAACGGGTCAAGGAGGCTGCAAAGCTTGCTTTCGCTGACGACTTCATCCTCAACTTGCCCCATGGCTACGATACGCGCATCGGTGAGCGAGGCGGGCTTCTCTCAGGCGGACAGAAGCAGAGAGTGGCCATCGCCCGCAGCATTGTTTCCGAGCCCAAGATCCTCCTGCTCGATGAAGCCACGAGCGCTCTCGACCCTCATGCTGAAGGAATCGTCCAGAGGGCGCTCGACAGCGCTTCCAAGGACAGGACgaccatcgtcatcgcccacAAGCTTGCGACGATTCGAAACGCTGACAACATCGTGGTCCTGAGCAAAGGCAAGACTGTCGAGCAGGGCCGGCACGACGAGTTGGTGGCCCTGGGCGGGGCCTACTCGAATCTTGTCAAGGCACAGTCTCTTTCCGTCAACCAGAACAAGGAGGACAGCGACGAGGGCTCCGAAGACAAGTCCGCCAAGGAGATTGAACAGACGCTTTCTGTGGCCAGGCAAAACACGGCGGAGGCCCAGTCGCTCCTGGCCCTTCAAGACCGGGAGAACTACGATCTCTACAAGCAAACGGGGATCTTTCACACGGTGTTCAAGGTGGCCCGGGCTACGCCGGATATGAAGGTGTGGTATTGCGTTGTGCTCGTCGCATGCGTTATTGGAG CCGCCGTGTTCCCCGGACAGGCACTTCTCCTCGCCAGCATTACAGACATCTTCACCGGCGGTTCTCCGTCAGAAATGGTTAGCAAGGGGAACTTCGTCTCCCTCATGTACGTCGTGATGGCGGTGGGCTGCTTCCTCGGATACTTCGCCATGGGATGGTCGACAAACATCATAACACAG ACACTCGGCCAGAAGCTACGAAAAGACCTGCTCAGCGGCGTCTTGAGGCAAGACCTCCGGTTCTTCGACCGCCCCGAGAACACCGTCGGCTCCCTAACCAGCCGCATCGAGTCGAACACGCAAGCCGTCACCGAACTGATGGGGTTCaacatcgccctcgtcgtcatgTCCCTCctcaacgtcgtcgccagcagcatcctcggcatcgcggTGTCCTGgaagctcggcctcgtcggtgTCTTCGCCGGCATCCCCCCGATGCTGCTGGCGGGCTACGCCCGGATCCGCATCGAGACCAAGATGGATGCCGACATCGACAGAAAGTTCTCCGCCAGTGCTTCAGTGGCCTCCGAGACAGTTAACGCCATTCGAACTGTATCGTCTCTGGCGATCGAGAGGAGCATGCTGCAGCGGTATACCGGTGAGCTTGATGCCGCGATATCAGGCTCTCTCCTGCCTCTGTGCAACATGATGGTCTGGTTCGCACTCACACAGGCCATCGAGTATTTCATCCTGGCACTCGGTTTCTG GTGGGGAGCAAAGCTGGCTTCGGAGGGAACCATCACCTTCTACCAATTTATCGTCTCGTTCATGGGTATCTACTTCTCCGGACAGGCCGGGGCCACCCTAttcagcttctcgagca GCTTCACCAAGGCGaacaccgccgccaactACTACTTCTGGCTCATGAGTCTCCAACCGACCATCCGGGACACGGATGAGAACAAGTCAAAGGGCCCCGCGGCAGACTGCCGTTCATACGACTTTCGTGACGTCCAGTTTTCGTACCCGCTGGCGCCGAACAACCGGGTTCTGAAGGGGGTATCGCTGAAG ATCGATCAAGGCCAATTCGTTGCGTTTGTCGGGGCCTCCGGCTGCGGCAAGTCGACGATGatctccctcctccaacgCTTCTACGACCCGACCAGCGGATCCATCGTGATCGACGACTCGGACCCCCTCACAAGCCTCAGCCCTCGCCTGTACCGAAGCAGACTTGCCATCGTCCAACAGGAGCCGACCCTGTTCCCGGACAGCATCCGGGAGAACATCAAGCTGGGCATCGACTTCGAGGCTcacgacgaggacgccacggccgccgacgacgccgtgaTCGAGGCCGCGTGCCGCGCCGCGAACGCCTGGGACTTTGTCAGCTCCCTGCCGGAAGGGCTTAACACGCCGTGCGGGCAGGGCGGGAGCCAGCTGTCCGGGGGCCAGAGGCAGCGGATCGCCATCGCGAGGGCCCTCGTCCGCAACCCCAACGTGATCCTCCTGGACGAGGCGACCAGCGCCCTGGACACCGAGTCGGAGAAGCTGGTGCAGAAGGCGCtgatggaggcggcgggcacGGGCGACCGCAtcaccgtcgccgtggcGCACCGGCTGTCCACCAtccgcgacgccgacaagatcTGCGTCTTCTACAACGGCCGCATCGTCGAGTCGGGGACGCATGATGAGCTCATCGAACTGGGGGGGATGTACAGAAAGATGTGCGAGGCGCAGAGCCTGGACAAGGCAGTCTAG
- a CDS encoding uncharacterized protein (Putative zn(2)Cys(6) fungal-type DNA-binding domain, transcription factor domain, fungi), with protein sequence MDTDGIVSPGGEPSRRREEGRIDDDEGIVSQLSCDRCRHRKVRCDRRHPCSHCVKTDAVCNYPAKQRPKERRQRVFISELYERKIDLIAKKLEDFGQVLGQMESRPQTSTRPSPNIWTPSSLNPSPETQPAAEKISPQAEKSKIVTPKVEYEGETSLLAQAAFANKFLHEVVSNRHSTDITGEMVSVLGTLSRALGRQKDQNDTEYLYPNARTLEPGSSVRDLPMPPVDVVFVCLRMAKGMYEQPEHHHVARSLACYLLLRNFDERAEHPRVKAFWNHDAMTLAPFTEFFLKVYSPGDATHADLIIVYAGLYWLFMECMNATQDAGTKLDYQAQAFTCRDNLETVLSSLPFHLPSTIETTCAMFLAALYCLENCQPSAAWNFIATASHMTQTLGCHSIAAIAHETPQNKFGKIKIFWLIYVIEKGLSLRLGRSSTIRDNDVTIPRPQADTYGFSEPTLMCLFPECTRLATLQGMVYDQIYSPASLCQPQEVRVSRARQLAGQLDEIMAMSTYQNRYTEKLAEVIGEPLYEAMTRTDKVNQLALSCLIYRAVPPEAGEKTVFGKDCIRTARQALEEHKRCMYVVAGLEERFLESYLNWTLLSSPFIPFVVMFCHVVETCNQGDLDLLSDLVATLRSTTAETFSPAIKKELRLFSALYDVACSYMKLKADSSSQPQPASGGPVDHWSLTAGSVQPPPALLQEATTPSGMASLPTETAAMGGGFSINDPQAVPEWGPFTLPGDLTMEVDEQGSQLGNWLYVNNQMIRALENNYF encoded by the exons ATGGACACCGACGGTATCGTCAGCCCAGGAGGCGAGCCGAGCCgacggcgggaggagggccgtatcgacgacgatgagggcATCGTGTCACAGCTCTCT TGTGACCGTTGTCGCCATCGCAAG GTTCGATGTGACCGCCGCCACCCATGCTCGCACTGCGTCAAAACGGACGCAGTCTGCAACTACCCGGCAAAGCAAAGGCCCAAGGAAAGGCGCCAGAGGGTCTTCATATCCGAGCTGTA TGAAAGAAAGATTGACCTCATTGCGAAGAAGCTGGAGGATTTCGGCCAGGTGCTGGGCCAGATGGAGAGTAGACCCCAAACATCCACCCGCCCCAGTCCCAACATCTGGACGCCGTCTTCCCTCAACCCGTCGCCAGAAACACAACCAGCCGCCGAAAAGATCTCACCACAAGCGGAGAAAAGCAAGATCGTGACCCCCAAGGTCGAGTATGAGGGAGAGACGTCTCTATTGGCCCAGGCCGCGTTCGCGAACAAGTTCCTTCATGAGGTGGTGAGCAACCGGCATTCGACAGACATCACCGGGGAGATGGTCTCCGTCCTGGGAACCCTGAGCCGAGCCCTCGGCAGACAGAAAGATCAGAACGACACCGAGTATCTGTACCCAAACGCGCGCACGCTGGAACCGGGGTCCAGTGTCCGAGACCTGCCCATGCCCCCGGTCGACGTGGTCTTTGTATGCCTCCGAATGGCGAAAGGTATGTATGAGCAACCCGAGCATCATCACGTAGCACGTTCCCTAGCCTGTTACTTACTTCTCCGGAATTTTGATGAACGTGCAGAGCATCCCCGCGTAAAGGCATTTTGGAACCACGACGCAATGACTCTCGCGCCCTTCACCGAGTTTTTCCTCAAGGTTTATTCCCCCGGAGACGCCACCCACGCGGATCTGATCATCGTCTATGCGGGCCTATACTGGCTTTTCATGGAGTGCATGAACGCCACTCAAGATGCCGGTACGAAGTTGGATTACCAAGCACAAGCCTTCACCTGTCGAGACAACCTGGAGACCGTCCTTTCCAGTCTTCCCTTCCATCTACCGTCAACGATAGAAACAACCTGCGCCATGTTCTTAGCG GCATTGTATTGTCTCGAAAACTGCCAGCCGTCTGCTGCCTGGAACTTTATAGCGACCGCGTCTCACATGACCCAGACCCTGGGCTGCCATAGCATCGCCGCCATAGCGCACGAGACTCCCCAGAACAAGTTCGGCAAGATCAAGATCTTCTGGCTCATCTACGTCATTGAGAAGGGTCTGTCCCTTCGCCTGGGACGATCGTCCACGATCCGGGACAACGACGTTACCATTCCCCGTCCTCAAGCAGACACGTACGGGTTTTCGGAACCGACCCTGATGTGTCTATTTCCCGAATGCACGAGGCTTGCTACGCTGCAAGGCATGGTCTACGACCAAATCTACAGCCCGGCGTCACTATGCCAGCCGCAGGAAGTCAGGGTCTCTCGGGCCAGACAGCTGGCCGGCCAATTGGACGAGATCATGGCAATGTCCACATACCAG AATCGATATACCGAGAAGCTGGCAGAGGTAATCGGAGAGCCGCTCTATGAGGCCATGACCCGCACCGACAAAGTCAACCAGCTGGCGCTCTCCTGTCTCATATACCGGGCCGTTCCTCCCGAAGCAGGCGAGAAGACGGTCTTTGGGAAAGACTGCATAAGAACTGCTCGTCAGGCCCTCGAAGAACACAAGAGGTGCATGTACGTTGTCGCCGGCTTGGAAGAACGTTTCCTCGAATCCTACTTGAACTG GACTCTCCTGAGTTCCCCCTTCATACCGTTTGTTGTCATGTTCTGCCACGTGGTCGAGACGTGCAATCAGGGGGATCTCGATCTGCTCTCGGACCTAGTCGCTACGTTACGGTCAACGACGGCGGAAACCTTCTCCCCGGCCATCAAGAAAGAACTGCGACTGTTCAGCGCGCTGTACGATGTCGCGTGCAGCTACATGAAGCTGAAGGCAGACTCATCatcgcagccgcagccggcgAGCGGGGGCCCTGTGGATCATTGGAGCCTGACCGCTGGATCGGTacagccgccgccagctcTCTTGCAGGAAGCGACAACCCCGAGCGGGATGGCATCGTTACCGACTGAGACTGCGGCCATGGGCGGCGGTTTCTCCATCAACGACCCCCAAGCAGTCCCCGAATGGGGGCCTTTCACGCTGCCCGGGGACTTGACGATGGAGGTTGACGAACAAGGTTCACAGCTTGGCAACTGGCTGTACGTGAACAATCAAATGATCAGGGCTCTCGAAAACAACTACTTCTGA
- a CDS encoding Putative FAD/NAD(P)-binding domain, FAD/NAD(P)-binding domain superfamily produces the protein MSSTILIVGAGFAGVWSALSAKRLINNSSDQANIINIIVVAPEPFLVIRPRLYETNAASMKHPLAALFEAAGVQFLQGTVEAIDTQAHTVHVRSPTGPDSEVVSFDRLILAAGSSVVRPQGVTGLGQHAFDIDSLESAAKLEAHLESLALCPLSTARDTVVVCGAGFTGIELACELPRRLSHLNSPRIVLVEGADVLGPELGPGPRPVITQALEDLGVEVKLGSAVAAMDDQCVTLLSGERIETMTAVWTAGMRATPLTGHIPGTKDTLSRVHVDNHLRALSSEHVFVTGDAAYALADDQDHHHALMSCQHALQLGRVSGHNAAADLLNEPLLKYSQEAYNCCLDLGSWGAVITGGWDKEVRMKGSLAKRAKGYINQKLIYPPSDAEEALLAANPIGPDSDELIEMILVAVS, from the coding sequence ATGTCCAGCACTATACTGATTGTTGGTGCCGGTTTCGCTGGAGTGTGGAGCGCACTCTCTGCGAAGCGCCTaatcaacaacagcagcgaTCAAGCCAACATCATTAACATCATCGTCGTAGCACCTGAGCCGTTTCTGGTCATACGACCGCGCCTCTACGAAACGAATGCCGCCAGCATGAAGCATCCTCTCGCTGCCTTGTTTGAAGCTGCCGGCGTACAGTTCCTTCAGGGAACCGTTGAGGCGATAGACACTCAAGCCCACACCGTTCACGTCAGGTCTCCGACGGGTCCCGACTCTGAAGTGGTGTCTTTTGACCGCCTCATCCTCGCGGCCGGCAGCTCTGTTGTACGCCCGCAGGGTGTGACCGGACTTGGGCAACATGCTTTCGACATTGACTCCCTCGAATCCGCTGCAAAACTCGAGGCCCATCTCGAGAGTCTCGCGTTATGCCCGCTGAGCACCGCGCgcgacaccgtcgtcgtctgtgGCGCCGGTTTCACCGGAATCGAGCTGGCGTGTGAGCTGCCACGGCGCCTCAGTCACCTGAACAGTCCACGCATCGTCTTGGTCGAGGGAGCAGACGTGCTTGGTCCCGAGCTGGGACCCGGGCCCCGTCCAGTAATCACCCAGGCCCTGGaagacctcggcgtcgaagtCAAACTCGGCTCTGCGGTTGCCGCAATGGACGACCAATGCGTGACTCTTCTCTCGGGGGAGCGCATCGAAACGATGACAGCCGTCTGGACAGCTGGCATGCGCGCCACGCCCCTGACTGGACACATTCCGGGAACCAAAGACACGCTCTCGCGCGTTCATGTCGACAACCACCTCCGAGCATTGTCTTCTGAGCACGTCTTTGTCACGGGAGATGCCGCCTACGCCTTAGCCGATGACCAggaccaccaccacgccTTGATGTCCTGCCAGCACGCCCTTCAACTCGGCCGGGTCTCGGGCCACAATGCCGCTGCGGATCTGCTGAACGAGCCGCTCCTGAAATACTCGCAGGAGGCTTACAACTGctgcctcgacctcggctcGTGGGGCGCGGTGATCACGGGGGGCTGGGACAAAGAGGTGAGGATGAAGGGGAGCTTGGCCAAGCGAGCAAAGGGTTACATCAACCAGAAGCTCATTTACCCTCCTTcagacgccgaggaagcgCTTCTTGCGGCGAACCCTATAGGACCCGACTCCGATGAGCTCATTGAGATGATCCTCGTGGCCGTCAGCTGA
- a CDS encoding uncharacterized protein (Putative zn(2)Cys(6) fungal-type DNA-binding domain, transcription factor domain, fungi) — protein MTAATGPSTRQNGGAIRSSLACLPCRSRHLRCDGKQPRCDRCANAATECHYAPSRRGGLDRAALAERRKRLAAAAASHGASVDGSGPGPQSQMSIGSSREPGCRLGSEGLPHSTSAVEEAICLGDLDCSPKAPSIPQFQSENIGTDVLVDSYYNSFHTFHPFLVPRRHFVKMCQEPSRQVSLEPLIAVMRLVGSIYAAQELSAPLKEHVETRFSEASPEDPTMVQSRLLYSVALFWHSFKAEAKHQMDLAVRLALDLGMFQQEFARTHGADDPVLTESWRRTWWELYIIDAYYAGTLGTMNFAVVDVEATVELPCEESEYESGQIPTPKTLDDFDCREFSSGDASFSSFAYLISAVRCAASAISTAPKIASREDSTHIIQSADSVIDGWSLLLPKDRKQVMTKAGHIDELMFQAHLLINVATIGLHRPFSDLRFNPVEDISSCAREPPLEIAKPELVNVHTIRVLRSVEAQIRLMALPVRPFHHTPFVTCMISEGTLALLSACNFLLRGKELNIARDQIRMMIGCLKTLGETWPRTERNVHEIQTVARHVLKLGSNVTDGSSSGTRSSRVPSLSAVERSSDSQTGPVTDDNDVFPSLGSMEDVCGWYNLDDLGPQFAEWIGNE, from the exons ATGACGGCTGCCACCGGTCCTTCAACCCGTCAGAATGGCGGAGCTATACGCTCGTCCTTGGCTTGCCTCCCCTGCCGCTCACGCCATCTCAGATGCGACGGGAAGCAACCGCGGTGCGACCGATGCGCCAATGCCGCGACGGAATGCCACTATGCCCCTTCACGCCGAGGCGGCCTCGATCGTGCGGCGCTGGCAGAGCGGCGCAAACGTCTcgcggccgcggcagcaAGCCACGGTGCCTCGGTCGATGGATCCGGACCCGGACCACAGTCGCAGATGAGCATCGGGTCGTCTCGGGAACCCGGATGCCGGCTTGGTAGCGAAGGTCTTCCCCACAGTACCAGTGCAGTCGAAGAAGCCATCTGTCTCGGGGACCTTGACTGTTCTCCAAAGGCACCAAGTATTCCACAGTTTCAGTCGGAAAATATCGGGACTGACGTCTTGGTCGACTCGTATTACAACTCTTTTCACACGTTCCATCCGTTTCTCGTACCGCGGAGACACTTTGTGAAAATGTGTCAAGAGCCGAGTCGTCAAGTCAGTCTCGAGCCTCTCATTGCCGTCATGCGCCTTGTTGGGAGCATCTATGCTGCCCAGGAATTGTCCGCTCCTCTCAAAGAGCACGTCGAGACCCGCTTCTCCGAGGCAAGCCCGGAAGATCCAACTATGGTGCAGTCTCGACTGCTGTACTCAGTGGCGCTGTTCTGGCACAGCTTCAAGGCCGAGGCAAAGCACCAGATGGATCTCGCCGTTCGTCTAGCGCTTGACCTGGGAATGTTCCAACAAGAGTTCGCAAGAACtcacggcgccgatgatcCCGTCCTGACTGAAAGTTGGAGGCGGACGTGGTGGGAGCTGTACATCATCGATGCATACTACGCCGGGACTTTGGGGACCATGAACTTTGCGGTCGTGGATGTCGAGGCGACTGTCGAGTTGCCCTGTGAAGAGTCGGAATATGAGTCGGGC CAAATTCCAACCCCAAAGACACTGGACGATTTTGACTGTCGCGAGTTCTCTTCGGGGGACGCCTCGttctcctccttcgcctACCTCATCAGCGCTGTTAGGTGCGCAGCGTCGGCGATTTCCACGGCGCCCAAGATCGCAAGCAGAGAAGACTCGACGCACATCATCCAGAGTGCCGACTCTGTCATTGATGGTTGGTCGCTTCTGCTACCCAAAGACCGCAAGCAGGTCATGACCAAGGCCGGGCATATTGACGAGCTCATGTTCCAGGCGCACTTGCTCATAAATGT GGCAACCATTGGGTTACACAGACCATTCTCAGACCTCAGATTCAATCCTGTGGAGGACATCTCCAGCTGCGCGAGAGAGCCACCGCTGGAGATTGCCAAACCGGAACTTGTCAACGTCCACACCATCCGGGTCTTGCGGTCCGTGGAGGCTCAGATTCGCCTGATGGCCCTGCCGGTCCGGCCCTTCCACCACACCCCGTTCGTTACCTGCATGATCAGCGAGGGCACGCTTGCGTTGCTATCTGCGTGCAATTTCCTGCTCAGGGGAAAGGAGCTGAACATCGCGCGTGACCAGATTCGGATGATGATCGGCTGTCTCAAGACGTTGGGGGAGACTTGGCCGAGAACAGAGAGAAATGTGCACGAGATCCAGACGGTTGCTCGGCATGTATTGAAGCTGGGGTCTAACGTGACAGATGGCAGCAGTAGCGGTACAAGGTCTAGTCGTGTGCCGAGTCTGTCTGCTGTCGAGAGAAGTTCCGACTCTCAGACTGGACCAGTGACCGACGATAACGATGTTTTCCCCTCCTTGGGCTCGATGGAAGATGTTTGCGGTTGGTACAACCTCGATGATCTTGGCCCGCAATTTGCGGAATGGATCGGCAATGAGTAG
- a CDS encoding Putative metal-dependent hydrolase, composite domain superfamily, amidohydrolase 3 — translation MKTVFKNARVLAEHIDPGYPTGTCLVVEDSHISYIGNESDDVITLLLDDEENDRVDLKGQTVIPSFIDAHVHLLQFGISLAKVDLRPCKSLAEIEDVIHRTAEARPDAARLLFQGWRHAVTGSNVSASTLDRVSARPIFLDSDDLHSAWCNTAALDEMDIRNKADPEGGKIHRDHQGAPTGFLEEAAVLSIVWPFLSEAMSRGEKLSCLRSAIREYNKAGYTAVVDMAMDETYWGLLLELKNAGELTLRVAAHFLVMPGKTDEENLAQVERVVRLHEKYNLATSPDLRVAGIKIVCDGVVDGCTAAISHPYLNTGELVDPTWTPAALQVVLGAADAANMQCALHAIGDAAVSMAVNGLEVLGTTGRRHRIEHLELTRPEDAQRLGRLGITASIQPVHLDPEYNQLWPPLIGHESCARAFAYREFHDFGAHLAIGSDAPTAPHSPWNNIFNATTRRSFRRPQDAETFNEQYKLDLNDVFSAASHGGAYSCFAENMIGGLRVGKKADFIILEGDTKWSLDLSSLLASQVSETWLGGRRVFNGNEKL, via the coding sequence ATGAAGACGGTCTTCAAAAACGCCCGCGTACTAGCGGAACACATCGACCCCGGCTATCCCACTGGGACTTGCCTCGTGGTAGAAGACAGCCATATATCTTACATTGGGAATGAATCGGACGACGTCATCACCCTGCTCTTGGATGACGAAGAAAACGACCGAGTTGACCTGAAAGGACAGACCGTGATCCCTTCATTCATTGACGCCCACGTTCACCTTCTTCAGTTCGGCATCTCCCTAGCCAAAGTCGACCTGCGACCCTGCAAGAGCCTGGCGGAGATTGAAGACGTCATCCATCGTACCGCAGAGGCGAGGCCGGACGCAGCCCGCCTACTTTTCCAGGGATGGAGGCACGCTGTGACGGGCAGCAATGTCTCGGCATCAACGTTGGACCGCGTGAGCGCACGACCCATCTTTCTCGACTCGGACGACCTGCACTCGGCATGGTGCAACACGGCGGCTCTGGACGAGATGGACATTCGGAACAAGGCCGATCCCGAGGGCGGCAAAATCCATCGCGATCACCAAGGAGCACCGACCGGTTTTCTGGAGGAGGCTGCAGTTCTCAGCATAGTGTGGCCATTTTTAAGCGAGGCCATGTCGAGGGGGGAGAAACTGAGCTGTCTGCGGTCGGCGATCCGCGAGTACAACAAAGCAGGCTACACGGCCGTCGTGGAcatggccatggacgagACCTACTGGGGCTTGCTCCTGGAACTGAAGAACGCCGGGGAGCTGACCCtgcgcgtcgccgcccactTCCTCGTCATGCCCGGGaagaccgacgaggagaacctGGCCCAGGTCGAGCGCGTCGTTCGACTGCACGAAAAGTACAActtggcgacgtcgcccgACCTTCGCGTCGCCGGGATCAAGATCGTCTGCGAcggggtcgtcgacggctgcaccgccgccatctcgcaTCCGTATCTGAACACCGGGGAATTGGTCGATCCGACGTGGACGCCAGCGGCTTTACAAGTCGTTCTTGGGGCGGCAGATGCGGCAAACATGCAGTGCGCGCTCCATGCCATTGGCGACGCGGCGGTCAGCATGGCAGTCAATGGCCTTGAAGTCCTAGGCACGACgggtcggcggcatcgcaTCGAACACCTGGAGCTGACGAGACCCGAAGATGCGCAACGACTCGGCAGGCTGGGGATCACGGCATCCATTCAGCCTGTCCACCTGGACCCCGAGTACAATCAGTTATGGCCTCCCTTGATCGGGCACGAGTCTTGCGCTCGTGCGTTCGCGTATCGGGAGTTCCACGACTTCGGGGCTCACCTGGCCATTGGGTCGGATGCCCCGACAGCTCCTCATAGCCCCTGGAACAATATCTTCAATGCCACGACAAGAAGGTCCTTCCGGAGACCGCAGGACGCGGAGACATTCAATGAGCAGTACAAGTTGGACCTGAACGACGTCTTCAGCGCCGCGAGCCACGGTGGTGCTTATTCGTGCTTTGCAGAAAACATGATCGGGGGCTTACGGGTTGGCAAGAAGGCCGACTTCATCATTCTCGAAGGCGATACGAAATGGAGTCTGGATCTTTCGTCTCTTCTTGCAAGTCAGGTTTCAGAAACCTGGCTGGGTGGCAGACGAGTTTTCAACGGCAACGAGAAGTTGTGA